In Pollutimonas sp. M17, a single genomic region encodes these proteins:
- the rpsB gene encoding 30S ribosomal protein S2: MSLMREMLEAGVHFGHQTRYWNPKMAQFIFGQRNKIHIVNLEQTVVKYQEAAKFVRQVAARGGNVLFVGTKRAARELVAAEAARCGMPYVDSRWLGGMMTNFKTVKTSVKRLKEMEAQLADGATERMSKKEALMFDRELEKLNKAIGGIKDMNTLPDALFVIDVGYHKIAVAEARTLGIPVVAVVDTNHSPDGVDYIIPGNDDSAKAIALYAKGMADAVLEGREQNLNGLVEEITEGDEEFVEVEEEDRE; this comes from the coding sequence ATGTCTTTGATGCGTGAAATGCTGGAAGCCGGTGTCCATTTTGGCCACCAGACCCGTTACTGGAACCCCAAGATGGCTCAGTTCATCTTCGGTCAGCGTAACAAGATCCATATCGTCAACCTTGAGCAAACCGTCGTCAAGTACCAGGAAGCGGCCAAGTTCGTTCGCCAGGTTGCCGCACGCGGCGGCAACGTCCTGTTCGTCGGCACCAAGCGCGCCGCGCGCGAGCTCGTCGCCGCTGAAGCCGCCCGTTGCGGCATGCCCTACGTCGACAGCCGCTGGCTGGGCGGCATGATGACCAACTTCAAGACGGTCAAGACCTCGGTCAAGCGCCTGAAGGAAATGGAAGCGCAACTGGCCGACGGCGCCACTGAGCGCATGAGCAAGAAAGAAGCCCTGATGTTCGATCGCGAGCTGGAAAAGCTCAACAAGGCCATCGGCGGCATCAAGGACATGAACACCCTGCCCGACGCGCTGTTCGTCATCGACGTGGGCTACCACAAGATTGCCGTCGCCGAAGCGCGCACCCTGGGCATCCCCGTGGTCGCCGTGGTCGATACCAATCACTCGCCCGACGGCGTCGATTACATCATTCCGGGTAACGACGACTCCGCCAAGGCGATCGCGCTGTATGCCAAGGGCATGGCCGACGCCGTGCTGGAAGGCCGCGAACAGAACCTGAACGGCCTGGTCGAGGAAATCACCGAAGGCGACGAAGAGTTCGTCGAGGTCGAAGAAGAAGACCGCGAATAA
- a CDS encoding phosphatidate cytidylyltransferase codes for MLKQRVVTAIVLLAVLLGTLLAPSPWPLVLLFTLTAGCALWEWLRLTWPREGTPFPLIVAVLSALGMLLVAHQWLSAPPASWAVGLRAIVNQWLLPIIAIIWVAGASAMVYRGQAQVRQGGACLSLFGILAVAGVWAALVQLFLGHGAWFLVSLLALIWFADIAAYFTGKALGRRKLAPKVSPGKTWEGAAGGVLAAAVWVMASAYWPGSFGNALAQRWPWWLMLIIAVFLAALSIVGDLFESLLKRRAGVKDSSGLLPGHGGVYDRIDALLPVAPLALLLTGVPGQ; via the coding sequence ATGTTAAAGCAGCGCGTCGTGACGGCGATAGTCCTGCTCGCCGTATTGCTCGGGACGCTGCTGGCGCCCAGTCCGTGGCCTCTGGTCCTGCTGTTCACGCTGACGGCCGGCTGCGCCCTTTGGGAATGGCTGCGCCTGACCTGGCCCCGCGAGGGCACCCCGTTTCCGCTCATCGTCGCCGTGCTGTCCGCGCTGGGAATGCTGCTGGTCGCGCATCAGTGGCTGTCGGCCCCGCCGGCGTCCTGGGCCGTTGGCCTGCGGGCCATCGTGAATCAATGGCTGCTGCCCATCATCGCCATCATCTGGGTGGCGGGGGCCAGCGCCATGGTCTATCGCGGCCAGGCCCAGGTCCGCCAGGGCGGCGCATGCCTGAGCCTGTTCGGCATCCTGGCCGTGGCGGGCGTGTGGGCGGCCCTGGTCCAGTTGTTCCTGGGCCATGGAGCCTGGTTCCTGGTGTCCCTGCTGGCGCTGATCTGGTTTGCCGACATCGCGGCCTACTTTACCGGCAAGGCGCTGGGGCGGCGCAAGCTTGCACCCAAAGTCAGCCCGGGCAAGACCTGGGAGGGCGCGGCGGGTGGCGTGCTGGCGGCGGCCGTCTGGGTCATGGCCAGCGCCTACTGGCCGGGCAGCTTCGGCAATGCACTGGCCCAGCGCTGGCCATGGTGGCTGATGCTGATCATCGCGGTCTTTCTTGCGGCGCTGTCCATCGTCGGCGACCTGTTCGAATCCCTGCTCAAGCGGCGCGCCGGCGTCAAGGATTCCAGCGGGCTCCTGCCCGGCCACGGAGGCGTGTACGACCGCATCGATGCCTTGCTGCCGGTCGCGCCCCTGGCTTTGCTGCTGACAGGAGTCCCGGGCCAATGA
- the tsf gene encoding translation elongation factor Ts, giving the protein MAQITASMVKELREKTDAPMMECKKALTEAEGDLARAEEILRVKLGNKASKAAARVTAEGLIGLHVAADGKRGTVIEVNCETDFVAKNDDFIGFINQLVELVTEKNPADIAALNELPMGEGTVESTRAALVGKIGENVSVRRFERFETANQLASYVHGGKIGVLVEYSGPEETGKDVAMHIAATKPKALDANGVPAADIATERSVAEQKAAESGKPAEIVAKMVEGSVQKFLKEVTLLSQPFVKNDKQSVEQMLKEKGASVARFALYVVGEGIEKKSEDFAAEVAAAAAGNA; this is encoded by the coding sequence ATGGCTCAAATTACCGCATCCATGGTCAAAGAACTGCGCGAGAAGACCGACGCGCCCATGATGGAGTGCAAGAAGGCATTGACCGAGGCCGAAGGCGACCTGGCACGTGCCGAAGAGATTCTCCGCGTAAAACTGGGCAACAAGGCCAGCAAGGCCGCTGCCCGCGTCACGGCCGAAGGCCTGATCGGCCTGCACGTGGCGGCCGACGGCAAGCGCGGCACGGTCATCGAAGTCAACTGCGAAACCGACTTCGTTGCCAAGAACGACGATTTCATCGGCTTCATCAATCAACTGGTCGAACTGGTTACCGAAAAGAATCCGGCCGACATTGCCGCGCTGAACGAATTGCCCATGGGCGAGGGCACGGTCGAAAGCACCCGCGCCGCCCTGGTCGGCAAAATCGGCGAGAACGTCTCGGTCCGCCGCTTCGAGCGCTTCGAGACCGCCAATCAGCTGGCCAGCTATGTGCATGGCGGCAAGATCGGCGTTCTGGTTGAATACTCCGGCCCGGAAGAAACCGGCAAGGACGTGGCCATGCACATCGCCGCCACCAAGCCCAAGGCGCTCGACGCCAACGGCGTGCCCGCCGCCGATATCGCCACCGAGCGTTCGGTCGCCGAGCAGAAGGCCGCCGAGTCCGGCAAGCCCGCCGAAATCGTCGCCAAGATGGTCGAAGGTTCGGTACAGAAGTTCCTGAAGGAAGTCACCTTGCTGTCCCAGCCCTTCGTCAAGAACGACAAGCAATCCGTCGAGCAGATGCTCAAGGAAAAGGGCGCATCCGTCGCGCGCTTTGCACTGTACGTCGTTGGTGAAGGCATCGAGAAGAAATCGGAAGATTTCGCAGCGGAAGTCGCCGCTGCGGCAGCCGGCAACGCTTAA
- the map gene encoding type I methionyl aminopeptidase — translation MSTLVTDPSDLNKMRAACQAAAATLDYLEPHVRAGVSTGELDRLCMDFITHELKVESATVGYAPPGYTPFPASICTSVNHVICHGIPGDKVLKNGDIMNIDVTVIKDGWFGDTSRMYYVGEPSILARRLTETTYECMWLGIEQVRPGATLGDIGSAIQKHAEKQGFSVVREYCGHGVGRKFHQDPQVLHYGKPGTGVKLEPGMIFTIEPMINAGRKEIRTLADGWTVVTRDHSLSAQWEHSILVTDNGYEVLTVSDGMPKPPAIIGAA, via the coding sequence ATGAGTACCCTAGTCACCGACCCCTCCGATCTGAACAAAATGCGCGCGGCCTGCCAGGCGGCGGCGGCCACCCTGGACTACCTGGAGCCCCACGTGCGCGCCGGAGTCAGCACGGGCGAGCTCGACAGGTTGTGCATGGACTTCATCACCCATGAGCTCAAGGTGGAGTCGGCCACCGTGGGCTATGCGCCGCCGGGCTACACCCCATTTCCAGCCTCGATCTGCACTTCGGTCAACCATGTCATCTGCCATGGCATACCGGGCGACAAGGTGCTCAAGAACGGCGACATCATGAACATCGACGTCACCGTCATCAAGGATGGCTGGTTCGGCGACACCAGCCGCATGTATTACGTGGGCGAGCCGTCCATCCTGGCCAGGCGCCTGACCGAAACAACCTACGAGTGCATGTGGCTGGGCATCGAGCAGGTCAGGCCGGGGGCCACCCTGGGCGATATCGGCAGCGCCATCCAGAAGCATGCCGAAAAGCAGGGCTTTTCGGTGGTGCGTGAATATTGCGGTCACGGGGTGGGGCGAAAATTCCATCAGGATCCCCAGGTGCTGCACTACGGCAAGCCCGGCACGGGCGTCAAGCTCGAGCCCGGGATGATCTTCACCATCGAACCCATGATCAATGCCGGCCGCAAGGAAATCCGCACCCTGGCGGACGGCTGGACGGTGGTCACCCGCGATCACAGCCTGTCGGCCCAATGGGAGCACAGCATCCTGGTTACCGACAATGGCTACGAAGTCCTGACGGTGTCCGACGGCATGCCCAAGCCGCCCGCAATCATCGGGGCGGCTTGA
- a CDS encoding disulfide bond formation protein B, whose protein sequence is MTSHTSRLLHAMALLCLAAVAIALVSQHVFDMQPCAWCVLQRLIFIVIAAVCWLGLLAGRIAAGLRRLAALAAVLLSAAGVATAWYQYSVAASLFSCDMTFADRFMVKSGLDAALPWLFGIYASCMDARVDLLGIEYALWGLGLFVAIGAMGLFALLRRLG, encoded by the coding sequence ATGACGAGCCATACATCCCGCCTCCTGCACGCCATGGCCCTGCTTTGCCTGGCCGCCGTCGCCATAGCGCTGGTATCCCAGCATGTCTTCGACATGCAGCCCTGCGCCTGGTGCGTCCTGCAGCGCCTGATCTTCATCGTCATCGCGGCGGTGTGCTGGCTGGGCCTGCTGGCGGGCCGCATCGCCGCCGGCCTGCGCCGGCTCGCGGCCCTTGCCGCGGTGCTGCTCAGCGCGGCCGGCGTGGCGACCGCCTGGTACCAATACAGCGTCGCCGCCAGCCTGTTTTCCTGCGACATGACTTTTGCGGATCGCTTCATGGTCAAAAGCGGCCTGGATGCCGCGCTGCCCTGGCTGTTCGGCATCTATGCTTCGTGCATGGACGCGCGCGTCGACCTGCTGGGCATCGAGTACGCCCTATGGGGCCTGGGCCTGTTCGTCGCCATCGGCGCGATGGGGCTGTTCGCCCTGCTGCGGCGCCTGGGCTAG
- a CDS encoding MarC family protein, producing the protein MALNDFIINFGRSFLFALATLLPILNPPAVAPIFLTLTEGAGTQVRTQLAKRVAVNILIMLAIAMFAGNVVLDFFGISLPIVRIGGGLLVIATAWRLVSASDYDAEHAQNMAEAYSLEQVRSKAFYPLTFPMICGPGALSAALTVGATLHDERAWATTVKLAGSLPAIAVAALVVYLCLRFAAQFMHKLGPNGTAVLMRLSAFILLCLGVQIVWDGVHELLLGLIREAAI; encoded by the coding sequence ATGGCATTGAACGACTTCATCATCAACTTCGGACGCAGCTTCCTGTTCGCCCTGGCGACCTTGCTGCCCATTCTCAATCCGCCCGCCGTGGCCCCGATCTTCCTGACGCTGACGGAAGGTGCGGGCACCCAGGTCCGCACGCAGCTGGCCAAGCGGGTCGCCGTCAATATCCTCATCATGCTGGCCATCGCCATGTTCGCCGGCAATGTGGTGCTGGATTTCTTCGGCATATCGCTGCCCATCGTGCGGATAGGCGGCGGCCTGCTGGTGATCGCCACCGCATGGCGCCTGGTCAGCGCCTCGGACTACGATGCCGAACACGCCCAGAACATGGCCGAGGCCTATTCCCTGGAACAGGTGCGGTCCAAGGCCTTCTATCCGCTGACCTTCCCCATGATCTGCGGGCCGGGCGCCCTGTCGGCGGCCCTCACCGTGGGCGCCACGCTGCATGACGAGCGCGCCTGGGCCACCACCGTCAAGCTGGCCGGCTCCCTGCCGGCGATCGCCGTGGCGGCGCTGGTGGTCTACCTTTGCCTGCGTTTCGCCGCGCAGTTCATGCACAAGCTGGGGCCCAACGGCACCGCCGTGCTGATGCGCCTGTCGGCTTTCATCCTGCTGTGCCTGGGGGTGCAGATCGTGTGGGACGGCGTGCACGAATTACTGCTGGGCCTGATTCGCGAAGCGGCCATCTGA
- the purF gene encoding amidophosphoribosyltransferase has translation MCGIVGVAGSGPVNQLIYDSLLLLQHRGQDAAGIATSHDQFFNMYKAHGLVRDVFRTRNMRSLPGNSGLGQVRYPTAGSSDSVDEAQPFYVNAPFGITFVHNGNLTNWRELREALFKVDRRHINTNSDSEVLLNVFAHELQLAANGGSLDEEAIFTAVSSVHRRAKGAYAVIAQIASYGLVAFRDPYGIRPLCLGSVETESGTEWMVASESVALTGCGFTLVRDIAPGEAVFIDLDGKLASRQCADQPALTPCVFEYVYFARPDSLMDGVSIYDARLNMGEYLGDNVAKALRLGDIDVVMPIPDSSRPSAMQLAARLDLSYREGFIKNRYVGRTFIMPGQAVRKKSVRQKLSAIDMEFRGKNVLLVDDSIVRGTTSREIVDMARAAGANKVYFASAAPPVRFPNVYGIDMPTQAELIATGRDTAEIAREIGADGLVYQELGDLEQSIRDLNPAMKQFESSCFNGRYVTGDIDQAYLERLSQTRGARPAAGEMATRENDE, from the coding sequence ATGTGTGGAATTGTAGGGGTCGCGGGCTCTGGCCCCGTAAATCAGCTGATCTACGATAGCTTGCTGCTGCTGCAGCATCGCGGCCAGGACGCGGCGGGCATCGCCACCTCGCACGATCAGTTTTTCAATATGTACAAGGCCCATGGCCTGGTGCGCGACGTGTTCCGAACCCGCAACATGCGCTCGCTGCCCGGCAACAGCGGCCTGGGCCAGGTGCGCTATCCCACGGCCGGTTCCAGCGACAGCGTCGACGAGGCGCAGCCTTTCTACGTCAATGCGCCGTTCGGCATCACCTTTGTGCACAACGGCAACCTGACCAACTGGCGCGAGCTGCGCGAAGCGCTGTTCAAGGTCGACCGACGCCATATCAACACCAACTCCGATTCCGAAGTCCTGTTGAATGTATTCGCCCACGAGCTTCAGCTTGCGGCCAACGGCGGTTCGCTCGACGAAGAAGCCATCTTCACCGCCGTGTCATCGGTGCACAGGCGCGCAAAGGGCGCTTATGCCGTCATTGCGCAGATCGCCAGCTACGGCCTGGTGGCCTTCCGCGATCCCTACGGAATACGGCCTTTGTGCCTGGGCTCGGTAGAGACCGAGTCCGGCACCGAATGGATGGTGGCGTCCGAGTCGGTGGCGCTCACCGGCTGCGGCTTCACCCTGGTGCGCGACATTGCTCCGGGCGAAGCCGTGTTCATCGATCTGGACGGCAAGCTGGCCAGCCGCCAGTGCGCCGACCAGCCCGCGCTGACGCCCTGTGTGTTCGAGTATGTCTATTTCGCCCGGCCCGATTCGCTGATGGACGGCGTGTCCATCTACGATGCGCGCCTGAACATGGGCGAGTACCTGGGCGACAATGTGGCCAAGGCCCTGCGCCTGGGCGACATCGACGTCGTCATGCCCATACCCGATTCATCCCGTCCGTCGGCCATGCAGCTGGCCGCCCGGCTGGACCTCAGCTACCGCGAAGGCTTCATCAAGAACCGCTATGTGGGCCGCACCTTCATCATGCCCGGCCAGGCCGTGCGCAAGAAGTCGGTGCGCCAGAAGCTGAGCGCCATCGACATGGAATTCCGGGGCAAGAACGTCCTGCTGGTCGACGACTCCATCGTGCGCGGCACCACCAGCCGTGAAATCGTCGACATGGCGCGCGCGGCCGGGGCCAACAAAGTGTATTTCGCGTCGGCGGCGCCTCCGGTGCGCTTTCCCAACGTCTATGGCATCGACATGCCCACGCAGGCCGAGCTTATCGCGACGGGGCGGGACACGGCCGAGATCGCCCGCGAAATCGGCGCCGACGGGCTGGTCTATCAGGAGCTGGGCGATCTGGAACAGTCCATCCGCGACCTGAATCCCGCCATGAAGCAGTTCGAATCGTCCTGCTTCAACGGCCGCTACGTGACCGGCGATATCGACCAGGCCTATCTGGAGCGGCTCAGCCAGACGCGCGGCGCGCGACCGGCGGCGGGCGAAATGGCCACTCGCGAGAACGACGAGTAG
- the pyrH gene encoding UMP kinase encodes MTTRSYKRVLLKLSGEALMGEDAFGINRSTILRMTEEIAEVATLGVELAIVIGGGNIFRGVAPGAQGMDRATADYMGMMATVMNALALQDALKHRGVDTRVQSALNIDQVVEPYIRPKALRYLEEGKVVVFAAGTGNPFFTTDTAAALRGAEIGAEIVLKATKVDGIYSADPNKDPSATRYARISFDEAIVRRLEVMDATAFALCRDQKLPIKVFSINKPGALKRAVSGQDEGTLVHV; translated from the coding sequence ATGACCACCAGATCGTACAAGCGTGTTCTTCTCAAACTTTCCGGCGAAGCGCTGATGGGAGAAGACGCCTTTGGGATCAATCGCTCTACCATATTGCGCATGACGGAAGAAATCGCCGAAGTCGCCACGCTGGGCGTGGAACTGGCGATCGTCATTGGTGGCGGGAATATTTTCCGGGGCGTCGCTCCCGGCGCCCAGGGCATGGACCGCGCCACGGCCGACTACATGGGCATGATGGCAACCGTCATGAATGCCCTGGCGCTGCAAGACGCGCTGAAGCACCGCGGCGTCGACACCCGGGTCCAGTCCGCCCTGAACATCGACCAGGTCGTCGAACCCTATATCCGCCCCAAGGCCTTGCGCTACCTCGAAGAAGGCAAGGTCGTGGTGTTCGCGGCCGGAACGGGCAATCCTTTTTTCACCACCGATACCGCCGCCGCGCTGCGCGGGGCCGAGATCGGCGCTGAAATCGTCCTGAAGGCGACCAAGGTGGACGGCATCTACAGCGCCGATCCCAACAAGGATCCCAGCGCCACGCGCTATGCGCGCATCAGCTTCGATGAAGCCATCGTGCGCCGCCTGGAGGTCATGGATGCCACCGCGTTCGCCCTGTGCCGCGACCAGAAGCTGCCCATCAAGGTGTTCTCCATCAACAAGCCGGGCGCCCTGAAGCGCGCCGTCTCGGGCCAAGACGAAGGTACACTGGTACACGTTTGA
- a CDS encoding [protein-PII] uridylyltransferase — MHAQAFTTLRDQLAAKRADAIAAFRGHLRPDTLLTTLRRIMDQALRELVRLHPLPSGSALVAVGGYGRGELYPYSDVDILVLLRNPPSRDETAMIEALVASMWDLGIEPGHSVRTLQDCRREAANDITVETALMEARWLVGSKNLLQELRDLMREQLDAQTFFQAKRSEMQQRHARYQDTPYALEPNCKESPGGLRDLQVILWLTQAAGLGGTWREVVKTDLLTAAEFRALRRADQAFKRLRIELHLMTGRREDRVLFDLQPGLAATYGFEATRTRRPSEILMQRYYWAARVVSQLNAILMQSMEELLFPLPGEQAHPIDDDFCVIRSRLGLCRDDGFERNPALLFRAFLVMQERPEIVGISAQALRAMWHARRRIDAQFRRNPVNRRQFIQILQQPRGIVHSLRRMTMLNLLPRYLPVFRRIVGQMQHDLFHAYTVDQHILMVVRNLRRFTMPEHAQEYPLASQLIADFDRHWLLYVAALFHDIAKGRGGDHSELGAVEARRFCIDHGIEGADRDLVEFLVRQHLTMSTVAQKRDLSDPGVVHQFAQCVQDERRLTALYLLTVADIRGTSPKVWNSWKGKLLEDLYRQTISALGGAQPDAGTVLAQRKEAAANEIRLMGLRDESRDEFWSQLDVAYFLRHEASEIAWHTRHLYHRMNSAEPVVKARIVGQNEALQIMVYTKDRKDLFVALCRYFDRRSLSVQDARIHTTHHGWALDSFIVLLPPHEKDYRSNATLVEHELDAQLRMESGAALAEPAGARAWQPGSRRSRVFPIIPNVELQPDERSASWRLTILAADRPGLLHSLARVFAANSISLKMAKIMTLGDRVEDIFIIEGDALGHPRSQLQFERKVLAMLDSANP, encoded by the coding sequence ATGCATGCGCAGGCCTTCACCACCTTGCGCGACCAGCTGGCCGCGAAGCGGGCCGATGCCATCGCCGCCTTTCGCGGCCACCTCCGTCCCGACACCCTGCTGACCACCCTGCGCCGCATCATGGACCAGGCCTTGCGCGAACTGGTCCGGCTGCACCCCTTGCCGTCCGGCTCCGCCCTGGTCGCGGTGGGCGGCTACGGACGCGGCGAACTCTATCCTTATTCCGACGTCGATATTCTGGTATTGCTGCGCAATCCGCCCAGCCGGGACGAAACGGCCATGATCGAGGCCCTGGTCGCCTCCATGTGGGACTTGGGCATCGAGCCTGGCCACAGCGTGCGCACTTTGCAGGATTGCCGGCGCGAGGCCGCCAACGACATCACCGTCGAGACGGCCCTTATGGAGGCCCGGTGGCTGGTGGGCAGCAAGAATCTGCTGCAGGAATTGCGCGACCTGATGCGCGAACAGCTGGACGCCCAGACCTTCTTTCAGGCCAAGCGCTCGGAAATGCAGCAGCGCCACGCCCGCTACCAGGACACGCCCTACGCGCTGGAGCCGAACTGCAAGGAATCGCCCGGCGGCCTGCGCGATCTGCAGGTCATTCTGTGGCTGACCCAGGCGGCGGGCCTGGGCGGCACCTGGCGCGAGGTCGTCAAGACCGACTTGTTGACGGCGGCGGAATTCCGCGCCTTGCGCCGCGCCGACCAGGCGTTCAAGCGCCTGCGCATCGAGCTGCACCTGATGACCGGCAGGCGCGAGGACCGCGTGCTGTTCGACCTGCAGCCCGGCCTGGCGGCGACCTACGGCTTCGAAGCCACCCGGACCCGGCGGCCCAGCGAAATCCTGATGCAGCGGTATTACTGGGCGGCGCGCGTGGTCAGCCAGCTCAATGCCATCCTGATGCAGAGCATGGAGGAACTGCTGTTTCCCCTGCCCGGCGAGCAGGCGCATCCCATCGATGACGATTTCTGCGTGATACGGAGCCGGCTGGGCCTGTGCCGCGACGACGGCTTCGAGCGCAACCCCGCCCTGCTCTTCCGGGCCTTCCTGGTCATGCAGGAAAGGCCCGAGATCGTCGGCATATCGGCGCAGGCGCTGCGCGCCATGTGGCACGCCCGCCGCCGCATCGATGCGCAGTTCCGGCGCAATCCGGTCAATCGCCGCCAGTTCATACAGATACTGCAGCAGCCGCGCGGCATCGTCCATTCGCTGCGGCGCATGACCATGCTGAACCTGCTGCCCCGCTACCTGCCCGTGTTCCGGCGCATCGTCGGCCAGATGCAGCACGACCTGTTCCACGCCTACACCGTGGACCAGCATATCCTGATGGTGGTGCGCAACCTGCGCCGCTTCACCATGCCCGAGCATGCCCAGGAATACCCCCTGGCCAGCCAACTGATCGCCGATTTCGACCGCCACTGGCTGCTGTATGTGGCGGCCCTTTTCCACGACATCGCCAAGGGACGCGGCGGAGACCACTCCGAACTGGGGGCCGTTGAAGCGCGGCGCTTCTGCATCGATCACGGCATCGAAGGCGCCGACAGGGATCTGGTCGAATTCCTGGTGCGCCAGCACCTGACCATGTCCACGGTGGCCCAGAAACGCGATCTGAGCGATCCCGGCGTCGTGCACCAGTTTGCGCAATGCGTGCAGGACGAACGCCGCCTGACGGCCCTTTATCTGCTGACGGTGGCCGACATACGCGGCACCAGCCCCAAGGTGTGGAACTCCTGGAAAGGCAAGCTGCTGGAAGACCTGTACCGGCAGACGATATCGGCGCTGGGCGGCGCCCAGCCCGATGCCGGCACGGTGCTCGCGCAGCGCAAAGAGGCCGCGGCCAACGAAATCCGGCTCATGGGCCTGCGCGACGAAAGCCGCGACGAGTTCTGGAGCCAGCTGGACGTGGCCTACTTCCTGCGCCACGAGGCCTCGGAAATCGCCTGGCACACGCGGCACCTGTATCACCGCATGAACTCGGCCGAGCCGGTGGTCAAGGCGCGCATCGTGGGGCAGAACGAAGCCCTGCAGATCATGGTGTACACGAAAGACCGCAAAGACCTTTTCGTGGCCCTGTGCCGGTACTTCGACCGCCGCTCCCTGAGCGTGCAGGATGCGCGCATACACACCACCCATCATGGCTGGGCGCTGGACAGCTTCATCGTGCTCCTGCCGCCGCACGAAAAAGACTATCGTTCCAATGCCACGCTGGTCGAGCACGAGCTGGATGCCCAGCTGAGGATGGAGTCCGGCGCCGCGCTAGCCGAGCCGGCCGGCGCCCGGGCGTGGCAGCCCGGCTCGCGCCGCTCGCGCGTGTTCCCCATCATCCCCAACGTCGAACTGCAACCGGATGAGCGCAGCGCGTCGTGGCGCCTGACCATCCTTGCCGCCGACCGCCCCGGATTGCTGCATAGCCTGGCCCGCGTATTCGCGGCCAATTCGATCAGCCTGAAGATGGCCAAGATCATGACGCTGGGCGACCGGGTCGAAGATATCTTCATCATCGAAGGCGATGCGCTGGGGCATCCCCGCAGCCAATTGCAGTTCGAGCGCAAGGTGCTGGCCATGCTGGACAGCGCGAACCCATGA
- the frr gene encoding ribosome recycling factor, with amino-acid sequence MSLSEVKKSAESRMGKSIETLKTGLSKIRTGRAHAGILDHVMVEYYGSPVPVSQVANVNLVDARNISVQVWEKNMAGPVEKAIRESDLGLNPISMGDNIRVPMPALTEERRRDLTKVVRTEGEDAKIAVRNLRRDANDTLKKLVKDKEISEDDERRMQDDIQKLTDKHVAEIDKLVAQKEAEIMTV; translated from the coding sequence ATGAGTCTTTCAGAAGTCAAGAAATCGGCCGAATCACGCATGGGCAAGTCGATTGAAACGCTCAAGACCGGCTTGTCCAAGATTCGCACCGGCCGCGCCCACGCCGGCATACTCGATCACGTCATGGTGGAATACTACGGCTCGCCGGTTCCCGTCAGCCAGGTCGCCAACGTGAACCTGGTCGACGCCCGCAACATCAGCGTGCAGGTCTGGGAAAAGAACATGGCCGGTCCCGTCGAAAAAGCCATACGCGAATCCGACCTGGGCCTGAACCCGATCTCCATGGGCGACAACATCCGCGTTCCCATGCCGGCCCTGACCGAAGAGCGCCGGCGCGACCTCACCAAGGTGGTGCGCACCGAAGGCGAGGACGCCAAGATCGCCGTTCGCAATCTGCGCCGCGACGCCAACGACACGCTCAAGAAGCTGGTCAAGGACAAGGAAATCTCCGAAGACGACGAACGCCGCATGCAGGACGACATCCAGAAACTGACCGACAAGCATGTGGCCGAGATCGACAAGCTGGTTGCGCAGAAAGAAGCCGAGATCATGACGGTCTAG
- the uppS gene encoding polyprenyl diphosphate synthase, translated as MLSSSTLSIPACTDVPRHLAVIMDGNGRWATKRFLPRTAGHVRGVQAVRRVVEACGKRGVEYLTLFAFSSENWRRPKEEVSLLMRLFIQTLEKEVGKLEQQGVRLRVVGDLEPFEPKLRDLIRLAEQRTEHNSALNLTIAANYGGRWDILQAMRRLLESRPDLAGTPQAIDEAMLADHLSMAYAPEPDLFIRTGGEQRISNFLVWQLAYTELYFSQDYWPDFGAKEIDAAFEWYKTRERRFGRTSAQVSGVV; from the coding sequence ATGCTCAGCAGCTCCACACTGTCCATACCTGCCTGCACCGACGTTCCGCGCCATCTGGCCGTCATCATGGACGGCAATGGCCGTTGGGCCACCAAGCGTTTTCTTCCAAGGACGGCGGGCCACGTGCGCGGGGTCCAGGCGGTGCGGCGCGTGGTCGAAGCCTGCGGCAAGCGCGGCGTCGAATACCTCACGCTGTTCGCCTTCAGTTCCGAGAACTGGCGCCGGCCCAAGGAAGAAGTATCGCTGCTGATGCGCCTGTTCATCCAGACGCTGGAAAAAGAAGTCGGCAAGCTCGAACAGCAGGGTGTGCGCCTGCGGGTCGTCGGCGACCTCGAGCCGTTCGAGCCCAAGCTGCGCGACCTGATCCGCCTGGCGGAGCAGCGCACCGAGCACAACAGCGCGCTGAACCTGACCATCGCCGCCAACTACGGCGGCCGCTGGGACATCCTGCAAGCCATGCGCCGCCTGCTCGAAAGCCGCCCCGATCTGGCCGGCACTCCGCAGGCCATCGACGAAGCCATGCTGGCCGATCACCTTTCCATGGCCTATGCGCCCGAGCCCGACCTTTTCATCCGCACCGGCGGCGAGCAGCGCATCTCGAATTTTCTCGTATGGCAACTGGCCTATACTGAACTGTATTTTTCGCAAGACTATTGGCCGGACTTCGGCGCCAAGGAAATCGACGCCGCCTTCGAGTGGTACAAGACCCGCGAACGTCGATTCGGGCGCACCAGTGCCCAGGTTTCCGGCGTGGTCTAG